In Microbacterium lushaniae, the following are encoded in one genomic region:
- the rplP gene encoding 50S ribosomal protein L16 → MLIPRKVKYRKQHHPGRSGQATGGTKVSFGEFGIQALTPAYVTNRQIESARIAMTRHIKRGGKVWINIYPDRPLTKKPAETRMGSGKGSPEWWVANVKPGRVLFEVAGVSEELAREALTRAIHKLPLKARIIKREEGDA, encoded by the coding sequence ATGCTCATCCCCCGCAAGGTCAAGTACCGCAAGCAGCACCACCCGGGTCGCTCCGGGCAGGCCACCGGCGGCACGAAGGTCTCCTTCGGCGAGTTCGGCATCCAGGCCCTCACGCCCGCGTACGTGACGAACCGTCAGATCGAGTCCGCTCGTATCGCGATGACCCGTCACATCAAGCGTGGCGGCAAGGTGTGGATCAACATCTACCCCGACCGACCGCTCACCAAGAAGCCGGCCGAAACCCGCATGGGTTCCGGTAAGGGTTCGCCCGAGTGGTGGGTCGCCAACGTCAAGCCGGGCCGCGTCCTCTTCGAGGTCGCGGGCGTCAGCGAGGAACTCGCTCGTGAGGCGCTGACCCGTGCCATCCACAAGCTGCCCCTGAAGGCACGCATCATCAAGCGCGAGGAGGGCGACGCGTAA
- the rpmC gene encoding 50S ribosomal protein L29 encodes MAIGTKTLAPSELDTFEDSRLVEELRKAKEELFNLRFQSATGQLESHGRIRAVKRDIARLYTVIRERELGIRATPAPVEAAPKAKKSTKAKKAAPADEAVKEEAE; translated from the coding sequence ATGGCGATCGGCACCAAGACGCTCGCACCCAGCGAGCTCGACACGTTCGAAGACTCCCGCCTGGTCGAGGAGCTCCGCAAGGCCAAGGAAGAGCTGTTCAACCTGCGCTTCCAGTCGGCCACCGGCCAGCTCGAGAGCCACGGCCGCATCCGCGCCGTCAAGCGCGACATCGCGCGCCTGTACACCGTGATCCGCGAGCGCGAGCTCGGGATCCGTGCGACGCCGGCGCCGGTCGAGGCCGCCCCCAAGGCGAAGAAGTCCACGAAGGCCAAGAAGGCGGCTCCCGCCGACGAGGCCGTGAAGGAAGAGGCTGAGTGA
- the rpsQ gene encoding 30S ribosomal protein S17, translating into MATTKKTAEVADQAAGHESSAHDVRDVDARGYRKARRGYVVSDKMDKTIVVEVEDRVKHPLYGKVIRRTSKVKAHDEANAAGIGDLVLINETRPLSATKRWRLVEILEKAK; encoded by the coding sequence ATGGCCACCACCAAGAAGACCGCTGAGGTCGCCGACCAGGCTGCCGGGCACGAGAGCTCCGCGCACGATGTGCGCGACGTCGACGCCCGCGGATACCGCAAGGCCCGCCGCGGCTACGTCGTGAGCGACAAGATGGACAAGACGATCGTCGTCGAGGTCGAGGACCGCGTGAAGCACCCCCTCTACGGCAAGGTCATCCGTCGCACCTCCAAGGTGAAGGCGCACGACGAGGCGAACGCGGCCGGCATCGGCGACCTCGTCCTCATCAACGAGACCCGTCCGCTCAGCGCCACCAAGCGCTGGCGCCTGGTCGAGATTCTCGAAAAGGCCAAGTGA
- the rplN gene encoding 50S ribosomal protein L14, giving the protein MIQNESRLKVADNTGAKELLTIRVLGGSNRRYAGLGDVIVATVKDAIPGGNVKKGDVVKAVVVRVVKQTRRPDGSYIKFDENAAVILKSDGEPRGTRIFGPVGRELRDKKFMKIVSLAPEVI; this is encoded by the coding sequence ATGATTCAGAACGAATCCCGACTGAAGGTCGCCGACAACACCGGCGCGAAGGAGCTGCTCACCATCCGTGTGCTCGGCGGCTCCAACCGCCGCTACGCGGGCCTGGGCGACGTCATCGTCGCGACAGTCAAGGACGCCATCCCGGGCGGAAACGTCAAGAAGGGCGACGTCGTGAAAGCGGTCGTCGTGCGCGTCGTCAAGCAGACCCGTCGTCCCGACGGTTCCTATATCAAGTTCGACGAGAACGCCGCCGTGATCCTGAAGAGCGACGGGGAGCCCCGCGGCACCCGCATCTTCGGACCCGTCGGTCGTGAGCTTCGCGACAAGAAGTTCATGAAGATCGTCTCGCTCGCCCCGGAGGTCATTTGA
- the rplX gene encoding 50S ribosomal protein L24: protein MAKIKKGDLVQVISGAKPERGGDRGKQGKVLEVLVEQNRVIVEGVNYVTKHNRVGQSQRGTKTGGIETFEAPIHISNVALVDPETKKPTRVGHRVEEQVKDGVKRTVRVRYAKKSGKDL, encoded by the coding sequence ATGGCGAAGATCAAGAAGGGCGACCTGGTTCAGGTCATCTCGGGCGCCAAGCCCGAGCGCGGCGGAGACCGCGGTAAGCAGGGCAAGGTCCTCGAGGTCCTCGTCGAGCAGAACCGCGTGATCGTCGAAGGCGTGAACTACGTCACCAAGCACAACCGCGTGGGCCAGTCCCAGCGCGGCACCAAGACGGGCGGCATCGAGACCTTCGAAGCCCCCATCCACATCTCCAACGTCGCCCTCGTCGACCCCGAGACCAAGAAGCCGACCCGTGTCGGCCACCGGGTCGAGGAGCAGGTCAAGGACGGCGTCAAGCGCACGGTCCGCGTGCGCTACGCGAAGAAGTCAGGCAAGGACCTCTGA
- the rplE gene encoding 50S ribosomal protein L5 — translation MSTATAAAAGKIQPRLKQKYRNEIQQKLQEEFGYTNVMQIPGLVKVVVNTGVGEAARDSKVIDGAIDDLVKITGQKPIVTKARKSIAQFKLREGQAIGAHVTLRGDRAWEFIDRLVNLALPRIRDFRGLSGDQFDGNGNYTFGLQEQAVFHEIDQDRIDRVRGFDITIVTTAKTDAEGRSLLRQLGFPFRSEDAQA, via the coding sequence ATGAGCACCGCGACTGCCGCGGCGGCTGGCAAGATCCAGCCCCGCCTGAAGCAGAAGTACCGGAACGAGATCCAGCAGAAGCTGCAGGAGGAGTTCGGGTACACCAACGTCATGCAGATCCCCGGCCTGGTCAAGGTCGTGGTGAACACCGGCGTCGGCGAGGCCGCTCGTGACAGCAAGGTGATCGACGGCGCGATCGACGATCTCGTCAAGATCACCGGCCAGAAGCCGATCGTGACGAAGGCCCGCAAGTCCATCGCGCAGTTCAAGCTGCGCGAGGGCCAGGCCATCGGCGCGCACGTCACCCTCCGTGGCGACCGTGCGTGGGAGTTCATCGACCGCCTGGTGAACCTGGCGCTGCCGCGCATCCGCGACTTCCGCGGACTGTCCGGCGACCAGTTCGACGGCAACGGCAACTACACGTTCGGTCTCCAGGAGCAGGCAGTGTTCCACGAGATCGACCAGGACCGCATCGACCGGGTCCGCGGGTTCGACATCACGATCGTCACCACCGCCAAGACGGACGCGGAAGGCCGTTCGCTGCTGCGTCAGCTGGGCTTCCCGTTCCGTTCCGAAGACGCGCAGGCGTAA
- the rpsH gene encoding 30S ribosomal protein S8, producing the protein MTMTDPVADMLTRLRNANSAHHDTVSLPSSKLKTHIAEILQQEGYIAGWSVEDARVGQTLTLQLKYGPNRERSIAGIKRVSKPGLRVYARSTEIPTVLGGLGVAILSTSSGLLTDRQAEQKGVGGEVLAYVW; encoded by the coding sequence ATGACGATGACAGACCCGGTCGCAGATATGCTGACCCGTCTGCGCAACGCGAACTCGGCGCACCACGACACCGTGTCGCTGCCGAGCTCCAAGCTCAAGACCCACATCGCCGAGATCCTCCAGCAGGAGGGGTACATCGCGGGATGGTCCGTCGAGGACGCCCGCGTCGGCCAGACCCTGACGCTCCAGCTGAAGTACGGCCCGAACCGCGAGCGGTCGATCGCCGGCATCAAGCGCGTCTCCAAGCCCGGCCTGCGCGTGTACGCACGCTCGACCGAGATCCCCACGGTTCTCGGCGGCCTGGGCGTGGCCATCCTTTCCACCTCCTCCGGTCTGCTCACAGACCGTCAGGCCGAGCAGAAGGGCGTGGGCGGGGAAGTCCTCGCCTACGTGTGGTGA
- the rplF gene encoding 50S ribosomal protein L6, translated as MSRIGRLPIDIPAGVTVTVTGSDVAVKGPKGELSLTVARPIEVKVEENQVLVTRPDDERESRSLHGLTRTLIANNIIGVTQGYTKGLEVVGTGYRVAQRGSAVEFALGFSHPVLVDPPAGITFTVEGNNRLTVSGIDKQAVGEAAANIRKIRKPEPYKGKGVRYAGEVVRRKAGKAGK; from the coding sequence ATGTCGCGAATCGGACGTCTTCCCATCGACATCCCCGCCGGTGTCACCGTCACGGTGACCGGTTCGGATGTCGCCGTCAAGGGCCCCAAGGGCGAGCTGTCGCTCACCGTGGCGCGCCCCATCGAGGTCAAGGTCGAGGAGAACCAGGTTCTCGTCACCCGCCCCGACGACGAGCGCGAGTCGCGGTCGCTCCACGGCCTGACCCGCACGCTCATCGCCAACAACATCATCGGAGTCACCCAGGGCTACACCAAGGGTCTCGAAGTGGTCGGCACGGGTTACCGTGTCGCCCAGCGAGGCAGCGCGGTCGAATTCGCCCTCGGGTTCTCCCACCCCGTGCTCGTCGACCCGCCCGCCGGGATCACCTTCACGGTCGAGGGCAACAACCGCCTCACCGTGAGCGGCATCGACAAGCAGGCCGTCGGTGAGGCGGCCGCCAACATCCGCAAGATCCGCAAGCCCGAGCCCTACAAGGGCAAGGGTGTGCGTTACGCGGGCGAGGTCGTCCGCCGCAAGGCCGGAAAGGCTGGTAAGTAA